The following proteins are encoded in a genomic region of Sesamum indicum cultivar Zhongzhi No. 13 linkage group LG8, S_indicum_v1.0, whole genome shotgun sequence:
- the LOC105169521 gene encoding scopoletin glucosyltransferase-like → MGQLHIVFLPMIAHGHMIPMLDMAKLFTSRGLKTTIIATPAFAASVKRARESGHDIGLTIVQFPPKGSSLSDNIMSFDQITTPALLPKFVEALSLLQEPVEKLLQELNPNCLLSDMFFPWTVDSAAKFGIPRLVFGGTNCFSQCISEQMHLHKPFKNISADSEPFVVPDLPDKLTFTRTQVAPFVLEEGTKNEFSKLREEMRESEKRSYGVVFNSCYELESAYADHYKKVLGRRAWHIGPLFLCNKAGAEEKAQRGKESDIKEQECLAWLDSKRPNSVVYVCFGSMASFTPAQLRETAIGLEASGQDFIWVVRKGKNVGENEDWMPQGYEDRIKGKGLIVRGWAPQVMILDHPAIGGFVTHCGWNSTLEGICAGVPMVTWPVFAEQFYNEKLVTEVLRTGVCVGNKKWQMGPSEGVPREAVTKAVERIMVGEETSEIRSRAKYYKEMARKAVEEGGSSYNSLNALIDELSSYRPPAPEIQAVN, encoded by the coding sequence ATGGGACAGCTACACATCGTCTTTCTTCCGATGATAGCTCATGGCCACATGATTCCAATGTTAGACATGGCGAAGCTCTTCACCTCAAGAGGCCTGAAAACGACTATCATCGCCACCCCAGCTTTCGCCGCCTCCGTAAAGAGAGCCCGAGAATCCGGACACGACATCGGCCTGACCATCGTCCAATTCCCACCGAAGGGATCTTCGTTGTCCGATAATATAATGAGCTTTGATCAAATAACCACACCTGCTTTGCTTCCCAAGTTCGTAGAGGCCCTGTCTCTGCTGCAAGAACCAGTCGAGAAACTCCTCCAAGAACTGAATCCGAATTGTCTTCTTTCTGACATGTTCTTCCCGTGGACTGTTGATTCTGCTGCCAAATTTGGTATTCCCAGGCTGGTTTTCGGCGGAACCAACTGTTTCTCGCAGTGTATTTCAGAGCAAATGCATCTCCACAAGCCATTCAAGAACATTTCCGCTGACTCTGAGCCCTTTGTCGTTCCTGATCTTCCAGATAAGTTGACGTTTACAAGGACACAAGTTGCCCCGTTTGTGCTAGAGGAAGGCACTAAGAATGAGTTTTCGAAACTGCGGGAGGAAATGAGAGAGTCGGAGAAGAGAAGCTATGGAGTTGTCTTCAACAGTTGCTACGAGCTTGAATCGGCTTACGCCGATCACTACAAGAAGGTTTTGGGGAGAAGGGCGTGGCACATAGGCCCGCTTTTCTTATGCAACAAAGCTGGAGCCGAAGAAAAAGCacaaagaggaaaagaatCAGACATCAAGGAACAGGAATGCTTGGCCTGGCTAGACTCCAAGAGGCCTAATTCCGTCGTTTACGTCTGTTTCGGAAGCATGGCTAGCTTTACCCCCGCACAGTTGCGCGAAACAGCAATCGGGCTTGAGGCATCCGGCCAAGATTTCATTTGGGTCGTGAGGAAAGGAAAAAACGTGGGAGAAAACGAAGATTGGATGCCTCAAGGATATGAGGACAGAATTAAAGGTAAAGGGCTGATCGTAAGGGGATGGGCTCCCCAAGTGATGATTCTTGATCATCCAGCAATAGGGGGTTTCGTGACGCACTGTGGCTGGAACTCTACTCTGGAGGGGATATGCGCTGGGGTCCCTATGGTCACATGGCCGGTTTTTGCAGAGCAGTTCTACAATGAAAAGCTGGTGACGGAGGTTTTGAGAACTGGAGTTTGTGTTGGCAATAAGAAGTGGCAGATGGGGCCAAGCGAAGGCGTTCCGAGGGAAGCGGTAACGAAGGCGGTGGAGCGGATTATGGTGGGAGAAGAAACCTCGGAAATAAGAAGCAGAGCGAAGTATTATAAGGAAATGGCAAGAAAGGCTGTTGAAGAAGGGGGGTCTTCTTACAATAGTCTGAATGCTTTGATAGATGAATTGAGCAGCTATCGCCCGCCGGCGCCGGAGATACAAGCCGTAAATTAG
- the LOC105169522 gene encoding scopoletin glucosyltransferase-like produces the protein MDQLHIFLLPLTAYGHMIPALDMTKLFLSRGAKTTIITTPEFVKEVEHIRQQGFEIGIECVKFPQVGIRDGGDDAFSYQFAIYALQEPVEELLERLRPDCLVADMFFPWASDAAAKFNIPRLAFHGTSCFAVSVAENMRLYRPFEKVSTDFEPFVVPDLPHQITFYRTQVSANDRGEIKSDFDKVLEEAIESVKRSYGVIFNSFYELEPEYLDRYKEIFGGNAWHVGPLSLCNDKIDEAHRGKIASIDEQECRKWLDSKNPNSVIYLCFGSIAEFSDSQLHEIASALEVSGQEFIWVVKKSFTGDEKWLPEGFKERTKGKGLIINGWAPQLLILSHAAVGAFVTHCGWNSTLEAVAAGVPMVTWPLFAEQFYNEKLVTDVLKVGIPVGNRKWSVGVHDDEVKREEIAKALERIMSNVESLEIRRRAGELGEIARKAVEPGGSSCSDLSCLLQELCAYHQSSCSK, from the coding sequence ATGGATCAACTTCACATTTTCTTGCTCCCCCTAACCGCCTATGGCCACATGATTCCAGCTTTGGACATGACCAAGCTATTCCTTTCACGGGGGGCCAAAACAACTATAATCACCACACCGGAATTCGTCAAAGAAGTAGAACATATTCGACAACAGGGCTTTGAGATCGGCATTGAGTGTGTCAAGTTTCCACAAGTAGGTATCCGGGATGGGGGTGATGATGCATTTTCCTATCAGTTTGCCATTTACGCGCTTCAAGAACCGGTCGAGGAGCTCCTCGAAAGATTACGTCCTGATTGCCTTGTTGCTGATATGTTCTTCCCATGGGCTTCTGATGCTGCAGCCAAGTTCAACATCCCGCGATTAGCTTTCCACGGAACGAGTTGCTTTGCGGTGTCTGTTGCAGAGAATATGAGACTCTACAGGCCGTTTGAGAAGGTTTCGACAGATTTTGAGCCGTTTGTGGTGCCTGATCTTCCTCATCAGATTACATTTTATAGAACGCAGGTTTCTGCAAATGATAGAGGGGAAATTAAGAGCGACTTCGACAAGGTGTTGGAAGAAGCCATTGAGTCAGTGAAGAGAAGCTACGGTGTGATTTTCAACAGTTTTTACGAGCTTGAGCCAGAATACCTGGATCGTTACAAGGAGATTTTTGGGGGAAATGCGTGGCATGTTGGCCCTCTTTCCTTATGCAACGACAAAATCGACGAAGCTCATAGGGGCAAAATAGCATCCATTGATGAGCAAGAATGTCGGAAATGGCTCGACTCCAAGAACCCTAATTCTGTCATTTACTTGTGCTTTGGGAGCATAGCAGAATTCAGCGACTCCCAGTTACACGAAATCGCATCAGCTCTTGAAGTATCCGGCCAAGAATTCATTTGGGTGGTCAAGAAAAGTTTCACCGGAGATGAAAAATGGTTGCCGGAGGGATTCAAGGAGAGAACTAAAGGTAAAGGCTTGATCATAAATGGGTGGGCACCGCAGCTTCTGATTCTAAGCCATGCAGCAGTAGGGGCTTTCGTGACCCACTGTGGGTGGAATTCGACGTTAGAAGCAGTTGCTGCAGGAGTGCCGATGGTCACATGGCCCCTTTTCGCTGAACAATTCTACAACGAAAAGCTGGTGACCGATGTTTTAAAGGTGGGAATTCCAGTAGGGAATCGGAAGTGGAGTGTGGGGGTTCATGATGATGAGGTGAAGAGGGAGGAAATAGCGAAGGCGCTGGAAAGAATTATGTCAAATGTCGAAAGCTTGGAGATAAGAAGGAGAGCTGGGGAGTTGGGGGAGATTGCAAGAAAAGCTGTTGAACCAGGTGGTTCATCTTGTTCTGATCTGAGTTGTCTGTTGCAAGAACTTTGTGCTTATCATCAGTCTTCTTGTAGCAAATAA